The Bombus vancouverensis nearcticus chromosome 17, iyBomVanc1_principal, whole genome shotgun sequence genome has a window encoding:
- the LOC117166101 gene encoding uncharacterized protein LOC117166101, with amino-acid sequence MSFEPVLDPPIPYVGAVEGGLIPGKMVKIRGKVPPSAVRFAVNYQLGPTLNPRDDIAIHVSPRFAEGFITRNHIVSMTWGPEENDGPMWIQPGQEFEMFLLCDFPCYKIAINGRHFAEFVHRLPYEKVTHLVIDGDVEVQSITYETVPIDPPRSPRAVPTPDVPAANFGPPPPGGLYPTIGPQTPQGGYGPPPPAPGYGPPPGVYGGPGYNPPRAYGYQPGYEKPEEEEAFSGCLDKVGLAIGGLVAAGGIAAAAHAMSKKKEVQDDQEKSDASKSKTESEGGLGNLGSLGAALASSLVTNALSNSQAQQGYPTNIQQSSGGGGVLDSILGALGGNSGHNAAPPPPPSQPSNPLTGALGSILGGVLGGGGNQQPNYQPSGGYGNYQPSGGYSNQSSNSDLLSGIGSAFLSSALGGLTKHDKDKSHEENHPTPPPAYTPNSAPPVQPPISSDSPVSGNKLTADEISKGLGLDD; translated from the exons ccAATTCCTTATGTGGGAGCTGTTGAAGGTGGTTTAATACCTGGAAAAATGGTAAAAATTCGAGGCAAAGTTCCTCCTAGTGCTGTACGTTTTGCTGTAAATTATCAATTGGGACCTACATTAAATCCAAGAGATGATATTGCCATTCATGTTTCACCACGTTTCGCAGAAGGATTTATTACTAGAAATCATATAGTATCAATGACTTGGGGCCCAGAGGAAAATGATGGCCCCATGTGGATACAACCTGGCCAAGAATTTGAGATGTTCCTTTTGTGTGATTTTCCATGTTATAAGATTGCCATAAATGGCAGACATTTTGCAGAATTTGTTCATAGGCTACCATATGAGAAAGTAACACATTTGGTTATTGATGGAGATGTAGAAGTACAATCTATCACATATGAGACCGTTCCAATTGATCCACCTCGTTCTCCTCGAGCTGTACCCACGCCAGATGTACCTGCTGCTAATTTTGGGCCACCAC CACCTGGAGGATTATATCCTACAATAGGTCCACAAACACCACAAGGTGGATATGGTCCACCACCTCCAGCTCCTGGGTATGGGCCTCCTCCTGGTGTATATGGAGGACCTGGTTATAATCCTCCAAGAGCATATGGATATCAGCCTGGATATGAGAAgcctgaagaagaagaagcatttAGTGGTTGTTTGGATAAAGTTGGATTAGCAATAGGGGGACTAGTTGCAGCAGGAGGCATAGCAGCTGCTGCACACGCTATGAgt aaaaaaaaagaagttcaaGATGATCAGGAAAAATCTGATGCTTCTAAATCAAAAACAGAAAGTGAAGGTGGTTTGGGAAATCTTGGTTCTTTGGGTGCAGCTTTAGCAAGCAGTTTAGTAACCAATGCTTTAAGTAACTCACAAGCACAACAAGGCTACCCTACCAACATCCAACAATCAAGCGGTGGTGGTGGTGTATTAGACTCTATTCTTGGAGCATTAG GTGGTAATAGTGGGCATAATGCAGCACCACCACCTCCTCCAAGTCAACCAAGTAATCCATTGACAGGAGCCTTAGGATCTATTCTTGGTGGTGTTCTTGGAGGTGGTGGAAATCAACAACCAAATTACCAACCTTCAGGAGGTTACGGAAATTACCAACCTTCTGGTGGATATTCTAATCAATCATCAAATTCAGATCTTTTATCTGGAATAGGATCAGCCTTTCTTAGTTCTGCTTTAGGAGGTCTTACCAAACACGACAAAGAT AAATCTCACGAAGAAAATCATCCAACTCCTCCACCAGCTTATACACCAAATTCTGCACCGCCTGTACAACCTCCTATATCTTCTGATAGTCCTGTTTCCGGAAATAAATTAACAgcagatgaaatttcaaaaggcTTAGGTTTGGATGACTAA